In Oscillospiraceae bacterium, the following are encoded in one genomic region:
- a CDS encoding DDE-type integrase/transposase/recombinase, with product MGVCRLYLYDAVHISPVMDCFNGEIVALEMRDNMKNEFCVDTVSQLGKLKNAIHNDRGSQYTIEAFRDKLKKNGIIQSLNGTGRCYVTAT from the coding sequence ATGGGTGTTTGTCGACTCTACTTATATGATGCAGTCCATATTTCACCTGTTATGGACTGCTTTAACGGTGAGATTGTGGCGCTTGAAATGCGTGATAACATGAAGAATGAGTTTTGCGTTGACACGGTAAGCCAGCTTGGAAAGTTAAAGAACGCTATACACAATGACAGAGGAAGCCAATATACAATCGAAGCTTTTCGTGATAAGCTTAAGAAAAACGGCATTATTCAAAGCCTCAACGGTACAGGACGCTGCTATGTGACTGCTACATAG